The following are encoded together in the Leptospira langatensis genome:
- a CDS encoding YciI family protein has product MEEFAILMRLDLLSEEAQPSPEQMQEYMKEYDRWIEEIVAKGQFKGGIGLSVEGKVLRSNSKIENGPYVSDKESLAGYIFVQAMDFAEAVSIAKKCPILQGEGNSVEVRMIMGRDDR; this is encoded by the coding sequence ATGGAAGAATTCGCCATCCTCATGCGCCTGGATCTTTTAAGCGAAGAGGCCCAGCCTTCTCCCGAGCAAATGCAGGAATATATGAAAGAGTACGATCGTTGGATCGAAGAGATCGTGGCAAAGGGCCAATTCAAGGGAGGGATCGGTCTTTCCGTCGAAGGAAAGGTGCTTCGGTCCAATTCGAAGATCGAAAACGGGCCCTATGTAAGCGATAAGGAATCACTGGCAGGCTATATCTTTGTACAAGCAATGGATTTTGCGGAAGCGGTTTCCATTGCGAAAAAATGCCCCATCCTACAGGGAGAAGGTAACAGCGTAGAAGTCAGAATGATCATGGGAAGGGACGATAGATAG
- a CDS encoding HesA/MoeB/ThiF family protein, whose protein sequence is MDPEERKYFSRQIKLPFLGEPGQEKLRASSALVIGLGGLGSPASLHLATAGIGKIGLWDFDTIELSNLHRQTAFTLSDLGKRKTDITAQFLTARVPGLKTEIFHEVFGDPIDEARFDAWDIILDCTDQVPAKYAINRLAHRKKKPFVTASVFRTSAQISIFSPEGKPCYKCLYPDLDGSDLLSCAEGGVLGIQTAIAGMYQASLAIQYLLFPERSPTRSSFQIEWESPLVYEVEIQADPHCTVCGEVKTTSSIPKEEITFSEWISLQEDPNTVLLDIRELKETLEFPISNSIFFPLSKIDDADFSPFSKNKIYIAVCESGMRSKRAARILQEKGFKSYSLQGGRRVLRQEQIKTS, encoded by the coding sequence ATGGATCCGGAAGAAAGAAAGTATTTCTCTAGACAGATCAAACTTCCTTTTTTGGGAGAACCCGGACAGGAAAAACTTAGGGCAAGCTCTGCCCTAGTCATCGGATTAGGAGGCCTAGGTTCTCCTGCCAGTCTGCACCTAGCAACCGCCGGCATTGGAAAAATCGGCCTCTGGGATTTCGATACGATAGAATTAAGTAATCTTCATAGACAAACCGCATTTACTCTTTCCGATCTAGGAAAAAGAAAAACGGATATCACTGCACAATTCCTAACCGCTCGAGTTCCCGGATTGAAGACGGAGATCTTCCATGAGGTCTTTGGAGATCCCATAGACGAGGCGAGATTCGACGCCTGGGATATTATCTTAGATTGTACAGACCAGGTCCCTGCTAAATATGCGATCAATCGACTCGCCCATCGAAAGAAAAAACCGTTCGTAACGGCTTCGGTATTTCGTACAAGCGCTCAGATATCTATCTTCTCTCCGGAAGGTAAGCCTTGCTATAAATGCCTCTATCCCGATCTAGATGGATCGGACCTTCTTTCTTGCGCGGAAGGAGGCGTTCTCGGAATACAAACTGCAATTGCAGGAATGTACCAAGCTTCTCTTGCCATCCAATATCTACTGTTTCCGGAAAGATCTCCTACAAGATCTTCCTTTCAAATAGAATGGGAATCCCCTCTTGTATACGAAGTGGAAATCCAAGCAGATCCCCATTGCACCGTTTGTGGAGAGGTAAAAACGACTTCCTCTATTCCCAAAGAGGAAATTACTTTTTCTGAATGGATCTCGCTGCAAGAAGATCCGAATACGGTTCTATTAGATATTCGTGAATTAAAGGAAACCCTTGAATTTCCTATCTCTAACTCGATCTTCTTTCCTTTATCTAAGATAGACGATGCGGACTTCTCCCCTTTTTCCAAGAATAAGATCTATATTGCGGTTTGCGAGTCGGGAATGCGCTCGAAGAGAGCGGCAAGGATCTTGCAAGAAAAAGGATTCAAATCTTACTCCCTCCAAGGAGGAAGAAGAGTATTGAGACAAGAACAGATCAAGACTTCGTAA
- a CDS encoding GTP 3',8-cyclase MoaA — protein MDAYARKFEVLRVSVTSLCGFGCMYCAPGTAAESQVSVPASFLSPELFQRNLSLLSKKLSIQEIHLTGGEPTLHKELPELVRISNKEGIQDIAVTSNGFFRDGLIRDLKDAGLTRMNFSLDALEQTAFSRISGKNLPLDRLLNRIEEALSFGLDVKLNCTVLKTYNEDQILPLLHWTGARNISIRYLELMKMGPLQEKHSELFYSAEEIRDRLSSDFEFLSVPTPLESTARYYETKEKYRFGIIANHTEPFCEGCNRLRMDSRGRIYGCLSDFRSFPVSEDGTELEASLHAAMQTKKNVFTGSELSMKYIGG, from the coding sequence GTGGATGCGTACGCAAGAAAATTCGAAGTGCTTAGAGTAAGTGTGACTTCTCTTTGCGGATTCGGATGTATGTATTGTGCTCCGGGAACCGCGGCCGAGTCCCAAGTTTCTGTCCCTGCTTCCTTTTTGAGTCCCGAACTATTTCAGAGGAATCTGAGCTTATTGTCTAAGAAGCTCTCGATCCAAGAGATCCATTTGACCGGAGGAGAACCTACTCTTCATAAGGAGTTGCCGGAACTCGTTCGGATCTCTAACAAAGAAGGTATCCAGGATATTGCAGTGACCTCAAACGGTTTCTTTCGGGATGGACTAATCCGCGATCTAAAGGACGCCGGGCTGACTCGAATGAATTTTTCTCTGGATGCGCTGGAACAGACTGCTTTTTCTAGGATTTCCGGCAAGAACCTTCCCCTAGATCGGCTATTGAACCGAATAGAAGAGGCACTCTCTTTCGGTTTGGATGTAAAATTAAATTGCACTGTATTAAAAACTTATAATGAAGATCAGATCCTTCCCTTATTGCATTGGACGGGAGCAAGGAATATATCGATCCGGTATCTGGAACTCATGAAAATGGGACCCTTGCAAGAAAAGCATTCCGAATTATTCTACTCGGCGGAAGAGATCCGAGATCGATTGAGCTCCGACTTCGAATTTCTTTCCGTTCCCACTCCTTTGGAGTCCACGGCTCGTTATTATGAGACCAAGGAAAAGTATAGATTCGGGATTATTGCCAACCATACGGAACCGTTTTGCGAGGGATGCAACAGGCTTCGCATGGACTCCCGAGGAAGGATCTACGGATGCTTGAGCGATTTTCGCTCCTTCCCGGTTTCGGAAGACGGTACCGAGTTAGAGGCTTCTTTACATGCTGCCATGCAAACCAAGAAAAACGTGTTTACTGGAAGCGAGCTTTCTATGAAATACATAGGCGGATAA
- a CDS encoding MoaD/ThiS family protein, translating to MVVQILFFAAMKDYFPSQDRLELSESTNVRSLRETLAERKPEASSLLSLSRFAVNQTVVNDDHILQEGVVIAVLPPSSGG from the coding sequence ATGGTTGTTCAAATTTTATTCTTTGCTGCAATGAAAGACTATTTTCCTTCCCAGGATAGATTAGAGCTTTCGGAAAGTACGAATGTTAGGAGTTTGAGAGAGACCCTTGCTGAAAGAAAGCCGGAGGCTTCTTCCCTTTTGAGCCTAAGCAGGTTCGCCGTGAACCAAACCGTAGTCAATGACGATCATATTTTGCAGGAAGGGGTGGTGATCGCTGTTCTTCCCCCATCCAGCGGAGGTTAG
- a CDS encoding molybdenum cofactor biosynthesis protein MoaE encodes MSVLETFAHITFEPIPIPTKLPEIPEMGAFVFFSGIVRNVNEGKKVTHLEYEAYVPMANETIRRILSDAKEKWDLLHVDCTHRLGKLNISEIAVTVEVGSMHRAEAYAANRYIIDRVKHEVPIWKKEFYSDGSSEWSQGCSHEAEH; translated from the coding sequence GTGTCGGTCTTAGAAACATTCGCCCATATTACGTTTGAGCCGATCCCTATCCCCACGAAATTGCCCGAGATCCCTGAAATGGGAGCGTTTGTTTTCTTTTCCGGAATTGTGCGTAACGTAAACGAAGGAAAGAAGGTGACCCATCTAGAATACGAAGCCTATGTACCGATGGCGAATGAGACCATTCGCAGGATATTGTCAGATGCAAAGGAAAAATGGGATCTATTGCATGTGGATTGTACCCATAGATTAGGGAAATTGAATATATCTGAGATCGCCGTAACTGTTGAAGTGGGTTCCATGCATAGGGCAGAAGCATACGCTGCAAATCGATATATCATAGACAGGGTCAAACACGAGGTACCGATCTGGAAGAAAGAATTCTATTCGGACGGTTCCTCCGAATGGTCGCAAGGCTGTTCTCATGAAGCGGAGCACTGA
- a CDS encoding molybdenum cofactor guanylyltransferase, translated as MKRSTESSGILLAGGLSSRMGRDKALLSLRDETNFLQRSYRKLSRLCERVYVSIREEQRQIYSEYIPSGSLVSDSMEKVQGPLCGILSAYSLARSEGNPSSFLVLAVDMPHLKPKTLLRLLVYGKDSKDGAFYRTEAGIEPLCGLYRSEFLASILARSRKEEGISFSPKELLEEADLSLFEIPVREKRGFSNLNTPKDLLGF; from the coding sequence ATGAAGCGGAGCACTGAAAGTTCCGGTATCTTACTCGCAGGCGGCTTGAGCTCCCGAATGGGAAGGGACAAGGCACTTCTTTCCTTACGGGACGAGACCAATTTTCTGCAGAGATCCTATCGCAAACTTTCTAGACTTTGTGAAAGGGTATACGTTTCCATTCGGGAAGAACAAAGACAGATATATTCCGAGTACATTCCGAGCGGATCCTTGGTTTCCGATTCTATGGAGAAGGTGCAAGGACCCTTATGTGGCATCTTAAGTGCGTATTCCCTAGCAAGAAGCGAAGGAAATCCTAGTTCTTTTCTGGTTTTGGCAGTGGACATGCCTCATCTAAAACCTAAGACCTTACTCAGGCTTTTGGTCTATGGAAAGGATTCGAAAGACGGAGCCTTCTATCGGACTGAGGCCGGGATAGAGCCGTTATGCGGCCTTTATCGGTCCGAATTTCTCGCTTCGATTCTGGCAAGATCCAGGAAAGAGGAGGGGATTTCCTTTTCTCCCAAGGAATTATTGGAAGAAGCGGACCTCTCTTTATTCGAAATACCTGTTCGAGAAAAAAGGGGATTTTCCAATCTGAATACCCCTAAGGATCTGTTGGGTTTTTAG
- the tig gene encoding trigger factor, which produces MEFKTKKNQNASVELKLTFDKNDLEKAFEKAYKEKQKELKVPGFRPGKAPLDMVKRHLGDSVANDAINLLLVESISDLSAKLEHKMVRFPKFTVEDYVPGKSLVATAVYDSEPEVTLGKYKKIKIKLPEVQVTDEDVLDELQLVRKQLARKLLREPQEGSEAGDIVDMEFEVKEEGKEPTNAKNGSSDYKLGEANNLPGFDDHLYGMKTGELKNFSYTYPADYGREDLANKTVEFAMTLKAIYKEVLPELDDDLANEYDGSTSLQALKDKFKEELTKNYIEGVKSKKMEEIYKELVEDSKFIFPDSYVNEESEHVYQGMMQDILGRGQGGRIPKESIPSIEKYAEMVGKPLEEIRSSFKDIAENRLKGYFARQKLAAAENISLSDDDFDKEIGTLASRYGMSDADFKKELEKGKLIETYRDNFLAKKIDDTLFQLVEKKYNEKMSIRQLKEFLSNKETGGV; this is translated from the coding sequence ATGGAATTCAAGACAAAAAAAAATCAAAACGCATCCGTAGAATTAAAACTTACCTTCGACAAGAACGATCTAGAAAAAGCGTTCGAAAAGGCTTATAAAGAAAAGCAGAAGGAGCTAAAGGTTCCCGGCTTCCGCCCGGGCAAGGCTCCTCTGGACATGGTCAAGCGTCATCTAGGCGACTCTGTCGCAAACGACGCGATCAACCTTCTTCTTGTAGAATCCATCAGCGATCTGTCCGCAAAGCTGGAACACAAGATGGTCCGCTTTCCGAAATTTACCGTAGAGGACTATGTTCCCGGTAAGAGCTTGGTTGCGACTGCAGTATATGATTCCGAGCCGGAAGTCACTTTAGGAAAATATAAAAAGATCAAGATCAAACTTCCGGAAGTCCAAGTTACGGACGAGGATGTTCTGGACGAATTGCAACTTGTTCGTAAGCAGTTGGCCCGTAAGCTCTTGAGAGAGCCTCAAGAAGGTTCCGAGGCTGGCGATATCGTGGACATGGAGTTCGAAGTGAAGGAAGAGGGCAAGGAGCCTACCAACGCTAAGAACGGTTCTTCCGATTACAAATTGGGAGAGGCAAATAATCTTCCTGGTTTCGACGATCATCTCTACGGAATGAAGACCGGAGAGCTAAAGAACTTCTCCTATACGTATCCTGCTGATTATGGGCGGGAAGATCTCGCAAATAAGACCGTCGAATTTGCGATGACCCTCAAGGCGATCTATAAGGAAGTATTACCCGAGTTAGACGACGATCTGGCAAACGAGTATGACGGATCTACTTCTCTGCAAGCATTGAAGGACAAATTCAAGGAAGAACTCACCAAGAATTATATCGAAGGCGTAAAATCCAAGAAAATGGAAGAGATCTACAAGGAACTCGTCGAGGATTCCAAGTTCATCTTCCCAGATTCGTATGTGAACGAAGAGTCGGAGCATGTATACCAAGGTATGATGCAGGACATTTTGGGTAGAGGCCAAGGGGGAAGGATCCCCAAAGAAAGTATTCCGAGTATCGAAAAATACGCAGAGATGGTCGGAAAGCCTTTGGAAGAGATCAGAAGCTCTTTCAAGGATATTGCGGAAAACCGACTTAAGGGATACTTCGCAAGACAGAAATTGGCCGCAGCCGAGAATATCTCCCTAAGTGACGACGATTTCGATAAGGAAATTGGGACACTTGCCTCAAGATACGGTATGTCCGACGCCGATTTTAAAAAAGAGTTGGAAAAAGGTAAACTAATCGAGACTTATCGGGACAATTTTTTAGCAAAAAAGATCGACGATACCCTCTTCCAGCTTGTAGAAAAGAAATACAACGAGAAGATGAGTATCCGTCAGCTAAAGGAATTCCTTTCGAATAAGGAAACTGGAGGAGTATGA
- the clpP gene encoding ATP-dependent Clp endopeptidase proteolytic subunit ClpP, translating into MSVIPVVIEQTGRSERSYDIYSRLLKDRIIFLGNAISDEYANVVIAQLLFLDAENPDRDIYLYINSPGGYVSSGLAIYDTMQYIKADVRTLCVGQASSMAALLLAGGAKGKRSALPHSRIMMHQPTGGATGQASDIAIQAKEVLKLKEVLNGLYAKHTDKTVEMIQKDTERDLYMTAEEAQAYGIIDSVISIERQKN; encoded by the coding sequence ATGAGCGTAATTCCTGTCGTTATCGAACAAACGGGTAGGAGTGAAAGATCCTATGATATATATTCCCGTCTTTTAAAGGACCGGATTATTTTTCTTGGGAACGCAATTTCTGACGAGTACGCGAATGTTGTGATCGCACAACTTCTATTTCTAGACGCGGAAAACCCCGACCGAGATATCTATTTATATATCAATTCTCCGGGAGGATATGTTTCTTCCGGGCTTGCCATTTACGACACTATGCAGTATATTAAGGCCGATGTTCGGACTCTTTGCGTAGGTCAGGCTTCCTCAATGGCGGCGCTATTGCTGGCAGGAGGAGCGAAAGGAAAACGTTCCGCTCTTCCTCATTCCAGGATCATGATGCACCAGCCTACCGGAGGAGCTACCGGCCAAGCTTCCGATATCGCGATCCAGGCAAAGGAAGTATTGAAATTGAAGGAAGTCCTGAACGGACTCTATGCAAAACATACAGATAAGACCGTTGAGATGATCCAAAAGGATACGGAACGAGATCTGTATATGACTGCAGAAGAAGCGCAGGCCTACGGGATCATAGACTCCGTCATTTCAATCGAGCGCCAGAAGAATTAA
- the clpX gene encoding ATP-dependent Clp protease ATP-binding subunit ClpX encodes MAKKPTGTNSKQKLFCSFCGKEQDSVKRLVAGPGVYICDECISLCNEIIAEEPEQEKERTELLGEVPNPAAIKAILDQYVIGQDHAKKALSVAVYNHYKRIYLKDKKADIELEKSNILLIGPTGSGKTLLAQTLAKIIKVPFAIVDATALTEAGYVGEDVENIILKLIQNADNDIKKAEIGIIYIDEVDKIARKSDSASITRDVSGEGVQQALLKIIEGTVANVPPQGGRKHPHQEYLQVDTKNILFILGGAFVDLDNIIKTRTGVKTIGFGSDEKEGKVLRDESKGEILARVIPDDLMKFGLIPEFIGRMPVIATLQDLSIEMLKRIFKEPKNAILRQYTKILEMENVKLSFEESAIDKIAQLAIERESGARGLRAIVENLMLDLMYEIPSRKDVEEVIITEDAVNGLKPPKLVLKKEPKIA; translated from the coding sequence GTGGCAAAGAAACCTACCGGAACCAATAGTAAGCAAAAATTATTTTGTTCGTTTTGCGGAAAAGAACAGGATTCCGTCAAACGGTTGGTCGCCGGTCCCGGTGTTTATATTTGCGACGAGTGTATTTCCCTCTGTAACGAGATCATCGCCGAAGAGCCTGAGCAGGAAAAAGAACGCACAGAGCTTTTGGGCGAGGTCCCGAACCCAGCCGCCATCAAGGCAATCCTAGACCAATATGTGATCGGACAAGACCATGCGAAGAAGGCTCTTTCCGTTGCGGTCTACAATCATTACAAAAGAATTTATCTCAAAGACAAGAAAGCCGATATCGAATTAGAAAAATCGAATATTCTTCTGATCGGGCCTACCGGTTCGGGAAAGACCCTTCTTGCACAAACGCTCGCTAAGATCATCAAGGTCCCTTTTGCGATCGTGGACGCTACCGCACTTACCGAAGCCGGATATGTGGGTGAGGATGTGGAGAATATTATTCTCAAGCTCATCCAAAATGCGGACAACGATATCAAAAAAGCGGAGATCGGTATCATCTATATAGACGAGGTGGACAAGATCGCACGCAAATCCGATAGCGCCTCTATCACGAGAGATGTGAGCGGAGAGGGAGTGCAACAGGCTCTCTTAAAGATCATAGAAGGTACAGTGGCCAATGTCCCTCCTCAAGGCGGAAGAAAACATCCTCATCAGGAATATCTGCAAGTAGATACCAAGAATATCCTTTTCATTCTGGGTGGAGCCTTTGTGGATCTGGACAATATCATCAAGACCAGGACAGGTGTGAAAACCATCGGTTTCGGTAGCGATGAGAAAGAAGGAAAAGTCCTCCGAGACGAGTCCAAGGGAGAGATCCTAGCAAGAGTGATCCCAGACGATTTGATGAAGTTCGGGCTGATCCCTGAGTTTATCGGTCGTATGCCTGTGATCGCGACTCTACAGGATCTGAGCATCGAAATGCTAAAACGCATCTTCAAAGAGCCTAAGAACGCAATTTTACGCCAATACACTAAGATTTTGGAAATGGAGAATGTGAAACTCTCCTTCGAAGAATCTGCCATAGACAAGATCGCGCAACTTGCGATCGAAAGAGAATCTGGAGCCCGCGGTTTACGAGCCATAGTCGAGAATTTGATGTTGGATCTGATGTATGAGATCCCTTCCCGTAAAGATGTGGAAGAGGTCATTATTACCGAAGACGCGGTTAACGGACTCAAACCTCCTAAGTTAGTCTTGAAGAAAGAACCTAAGATCGCTTAA
- the rktP gene encoding Arg-Lys translocation region protein phosphatase RktP — MFSQIQSKHRLAFAAFTASFILFLLYLLLDDFLFGEEIRKELRHFVWLRLLVGFLFSGILGVLTFYLLQFNFRSLRSLTQLLQNWTQDVYEDSGEAEREDELGELARHFRIALYQRKAKEENVSQEALGKKERELSDKIQKFFHKVRLHKIKNLDITVFPRSSEKAENDYANIIPTADGCLGIIAGFPNYGALESALKVRLEGMISLAQETTGLRGEDLLYKIDRAIRSTPISYLNLTLFYLETRNGEAGILQYQKLPAFIHRNGNTNVLPNSKQIFYDFRSNQRDVKKVSLKRGEFLVVLSDRLLELSSGNAETHFFPKLQNWSSNKEYKNSRDLTLDFGRFLEAETGKKGLSKAAILTVGRVWD, encoded by the coding sequence ATGTTTTCCCAGATTCAATCCAAGCATAGGTTGGCGTTTGCAGCATTCACCGCTTCTTTCATTCTATTTTTATTATATTTACTCCTGGACGATTTTCTTTTCGGGGAAGAGATCCGAAAGGAACTCAGGCATTTTGTTTGGCTCAGGCTCCTAGTAGGATTCCTATTCTCCGGAATATTGGGAGTTCTTACATTCTATCTATTGCAGTTTAATTTCAGATCCTTGCGTTCTCTCACCCAGCTATTACAAAACTGGACCCAGGACGTATATGAAGATTCGGGTGAGGCAGAAAGAGAAGATGAGTTAGGAGAACTGGCCAGACATTTCCGGATCGCGCTCTATCAAAGGAAAGCGAAAGAGGAAAATGTATCCCAAGAAGCTTTGGGCAAAAAGGAAAGGGAGCTTTCTGACAAGATCCAGAAATTCTTTCATAAGGTCCGTTTGCATAAGATCAAGAATCTGGATATAACGGTCTTTCCTCGCAGTTCGGAGAAGGCAGAAAACGATTACGCCAATATCATTCCTACCGCGGACGGTTGCCTAGGGATTATCGCAGGTTTCCCGAATTACGGTGCCTTGGAATCCGCTTTGAAGGTCCGACTGGAGGGAATGATCTCGCTTGCCCAAGAAACTACAGGGCTTCGTGGAGAAGATCTATTATATAAAATTGATAGAGCCATTCGCTCCACACCAATCTCTTATTTGAATTTGACCCTCTTTTATCTAGAGACCAGGAACGGAGAAGCTGGGATCCTGCAATACCAAAAACTTCCTGCATTCATTCACAGGAATGGGAATACGAACGTATTACCGAATTCTAAACAGATCTTCTATGATTTTCGAAGCAACCAAAGAGATGTGAAAAAAGTCTCTTTAAAGCGAGGAGAATTTCTCGTCGTTCTGAGCGATCGTTTGTTGGAACTCTCTAGCGGGAACGCAGAAACCCACTTTTTCCCAAAACTCCAAAATTGGAGCTCTAATAAAGAGTATAAGAATTCCAGAGATCTCACCTTAGATTTCGGAAGATTCCTAGAAGCCGAAACCGGCAAGAAAGGCCTTTCGAAGGCGGCAATTTTGACTGTAGGTCGGGTTTGGGATTAA
- the tatC gene encoding twin-arginine translocase subunit TatC gives MASKTKPLKEKHLESPKLSPDPDALTQEREKFMTLGEHLEELRSVLLRTIFVFSFFFVASLFFGEEIHKIFTRPYKNVLGEGATFYQIKLMAPFMVYLRTGFMVSVLVSFPFTLVFLWGFVAPALEPKTARLGKALIAFSTILFWLGVWLCWTQAFENFLRIFLVTFRPLDIETKLPIDEYYDVFFNIHLIFGLAFQLPVLMVLLAALGILKLSFLLSHWREAILGLAVAAAVLSPGPDIMSMLMLFIPLLGLFAISLVLIAIIERK, from the coding sequence ATGGCCTCAAAAACAAAGCCTCTAAAAGAAAAACACCTAGAATCCCCGAAACTCAGTCCGGATCCAGACGCTCTCACACAGGAGCGGGAAAAATTCATGACCCTGGGAGAGCATCTAGAGGAACTAAGGAGCGTTCTTTTAAGGACTATCTTTGTGTTCTCTTTCTTCTTTGTAGCGTCCTTGTTCTTTGGGGAAGAGATCCATAAGATATTCACGAGACCTTATAAAAATGTTTTGGGGGAAGGCGCCACCTTCTACCAGATCAAACTGATGGCTCCGTTCATGGTCTATCTGAGAACGGGGTTTATGGTCTCCGTGCTCGTGAGTTTTCCCTTCACTCTCGTCTTTCTTTGGGGATTTGTGGCCCCTGCGCTCGAACCTAAGACGGCAAGGCTCGGAAAAGCGCTCATCGCGTTCTCCACAATCCTTTTTTGGCTGGGAGTATGGCTCTGTTGGACGCAAGCCTTCGAGAATTTTCTTAGGATCTTTCTAGTCACCTTTCGTCCTTTGGATATAGAAACAAAGCTTCCCATCGACGAATACTACGACGTATTCTTTAATATACACCTGATCTTCGGTCTTGCATTCCAATTGCCCGTGCTCATGGTATTACTTGCTGCTCTTGGCATATTAAAACTTTCTTTCCTACTTTCTCATTGGAGAGAAGCGATCCTAGGTCTGGCAGTAGCGGCAGCGGTACTTTCTCCCGGACCGGATATCATGTCCATGCTTATGCTTTTCATCCCTCTCTTGGGTTTGTTCGCGATCTCTCTCGTCTTGATCGCAATTATCGAAAGGAAGTAG
- a CDS encoding Sec-independent protein translocase subunit TatA/TatB has translation MYSPLAFIGNLGWPEILIILFLALLLFGGKRLPSLAKDLGDGIRSFRKSLSGDDSESAKIQEPEEKPATSTKKSKKSA, from the coding sequence ATGTATTCACCCCTTGCATTCATAGGAAACTTAGGTTGGCCGGAGATCCTCATTATCCTGTTTTTAGCTCTTCTCCTCTTCGGAGGCAAGCGACTTCCCTCTTTGGCAAAAGATTTAGGAGACGGAATCCGCTCCTTTAGGAAGTCCCTCTCAGGAGACGATAGCGAATCCGCTAAGATCCAAGAACCGGAAGAAAAGCCGGCAACCAGCACTAAGAAATCCAAAAAATCCGCGTAA
- the trxA gene encoding thioredoxin produces the protein MALTEINDSTFNSEITEGMVLVDCWAEWCGPCRMVSPVLEELSSELNGTLKIKKLNVDDNQDTAQKLNIQSLPTLLLFKDGQLVDKIIGALPKAQIKSFIERHK, from the coding sequence ATGGCATTGACCGAAATAAACGACTCTACTTTCAATTCCGAAATCACTGAGGGTATGGTCCTAGTGGATTGCTGGGCCGAATGGTGCGGACCCTGCAGAATGGTTTCCCCGGTTTTGGAAGAACTTTCCTCGGAGTTGAACGGTACCTTAAAGATAAAGAAATTGAACGTAGACGATAATCAGGACACCGCTCAGAAATTAAATATACAATCCTTGCCGACACTTTTACTTTTCAAAGACGGCCAATTGGTGGATAAAATTATTGGAGCCCTTCCTAAGGCGCAAATCAAGAGCTTCATCGAAAGGCATAAATAA